The following are from one region of the Hyla sarda isolate aHylSar1 chromosome 6, aHylSar1.hap1, whole genome shotgun sequence genome:
- the LOC130275537 gene encoding protein kinase C delta type-like — protein MDSTSMKDDGPGPIKKAKVSSLIEKDLNDENILKTPKAEQPRKSLLPLTVDKFTFHHSLGQGYFGKVMFATDCVRREHVAIKSVEKRVLLHVSNGLVEREVLELAQENIFLVHRYGAFHTQNYTYYVMELVGGGTLHEYLTKVPSPTLGIVKFIGAELVCGLQFIHSKGIIHRDLKTENILLTSRGHIKIADFGLALDNVFGRTPGRDIMSTLGLAAPEMILGQPYGCGVD, from the coding sequence ATGGACTCTACATCAATGAAGGATGATGGCCCCGGCCCCATCAAGAAAGCCAAAGTGAGCAGTCTTATTGAAAAAGACCTTAATGATGAGAATATTCTAAAAACACCAAAGGCGGAGCAGCCCAGGAAATCTCTGCTCCCGCTAACAGTGGACAAGTTCACCTTCCACCATTCCCTAGGACAAGGATACTTTGGTAAGGTGATGTTTGCAACAGACTGTGTACGGAGGGAACACGTTGCCATCAAATCCGTGGAGAAGAGAGTCCTGCTACATGTGTCTAATGGTTTGGTGGAGAGAGAAGTGCTAGAGCTGGCTCAGGAGAACATCTTCTTGGTACACAGGTATGGAGCCTTCCATACACAGAATTACACCTATTATGTGATGGAACTGGTAGGTGGTGGGACTCTCCATGAATATCTGACTAAAGTGCCATCACCAACTTTAGGGATTGTAAAGTTTATCGGTGCTGAACTTGTTTGTGGACTGCAGTTCATTCATTCTAAAGGCATCATACACCGAGACCTGAAGACAGAGAATATCTTACTGACCAGCAGGGGGCACATCAAGATTGCAGATTTTGGGCTTGCCCTGGACAATGTGTTTGGAAGAACACCAGGCAGAGATATTATGTCAACCCTTGGTTTGGCTGCACCCGAAATGATATTGGGTCAACCATATGGCTGTGGTGTGGACTGA